The genomic segment CCGAGCACTTCAAGCTCGTCGAGGACTTCGACGCGCGCTTCGCCGCCGGGCCGCCCTCGCTCGTGGCCTGCGAGGCGCTGCACGTCCGCGGCGACGTCCACTTCGGCGCCGGTGTCATCGTGCGGGGCGAGGTCACCGTGCAGGGCCCGGCCCGCGTCCCCGACCACGCCGTCCTGGCGTCCTAGGGGCCGGGCTACGCCGCCGGGCCGTAGCGCTCGGCGCGCTGCTCCTCGAGCTCGGACTCCGTCAGCGCGCGCACGAACAGGTAGGCCAGCGCGATGCCCATGACGATCGACTGCTCGATCGCCATGATGGCCCCCGCCAGCGCCTGGTCGTCGCCGGGCTTGAGCCCCCACACGCGCGGGCCGTTCTCGTAGAAGCCGTAGAGCGCGTGCGGGGCGAAGGTCAGGAAGATGCCCAGCAGGCCGACGAACACCTTCGTGGAGGCCATGTAGGCCACCGGCGTCAGGCCGGTCAGGTGGCGCCCGCGCACCGGCGACAGCAGGTGCCACCAGTACAGGAGGCCGATGGACAGGAAGCAGACGTGCTCGAGCACGTGGACCGCCGAGTGCTCCAGCGCCGCGTCGTAGAGCGCCGGGATGTGCCAGGCCCACGTGAGGCCCACGTACAGGACCACGGCGAAGGCGGGGTGGGCGACCGGTCCCAGCGCTCGCTCCAGGTCGACGACCTGCCGGGCGACCGGGCGCAGGATGACCTTCGTCAGGCCGACGATGAGCAGGATGGGCACGAGGTCGAGCAGGATCACGTGCTGGACCATGTGCATCGCGAAGACCTGGTCGGCGAGCGTGTCGATCGGCGAGATGAGGGCCACGGCGATGAGCAGGACGCCCGTGACCCAGGCCACGAGCCGGTCCACCGGAGCGCCGCGGGCGCCCTCGCTCGAGGCCCGGACGCGCCTCCAGCGCACCACGTAGCCCACGAGCAGCACCAGGCAGATGACGATGGGACCGGGGGCCATGGAGAACGAGGTGTTGGCCGAGGTGGCGAGCACGTCGCCGATTCTGTCACCGCGGGGCGGGCTCGGCGCGGGCTGCACGACGTCGGCACCCGCGCTGCGCGATGCCGTGACGATCCGGTCTCGATCCGTCACGCCACGACCGGGAGGCTCGGGCCATGCTCCTCGCGCCCCTCCTCGGCCTCCTCGCCCCACCGGCGTGCCTGGCCTGCGGCCGCCCGCCGGGCCCCCGCGACGTGCTCTGCCGCGACTGCCGGGTCGCGCTGCCCTGGCTCGGACCGGGCGTGTGCGCCCGGTGCGGGCTGCCGGGGCGCTGCGGGCGCACCTGCCCCGCTCGGCGCCTGGCCTACGACCGCGCCTGGGCGCCCGTGGCCTACGCGGGGCCGGCGCGCCGGCTCGTGGGGGCGCTCAAGGAGCGCGGGGCCGTGGCGGCGGCGGGGCTCATGGCCGCCCAGATGGCGGCCACGGCGCCGCCGGGCCTGCTGGCCGGGGCGGTCCTGTCCGCGGTGCCCGCCGACCCGCTGCGCCGCCGGCGGCGGGGCCTGGACCACGCCGGGCGGATCGCCGCCGAGCTGGCGTCCCGCTGCGACCTGGAGGCCGCCGCGCTCCTGAGGCGACGCCCGTCGCGGGCCGGCCGCCAGGCCGGTGCGTCGCGCCGGCAGCGCCTGGCCGAGGGCCGGCTGCCGGTGGAGGTCCGCGCGCGGGCCGTCCCCGAGGCCGTCCTGCTCGTCGACGACGTGCACACCACGGGCGCGACGCTGCACGCCTGCGCGGTGGCGCTGAAGGCCGCGGGGGTACGCCGCGTCGGCGCCGTGACCTACGCCCGGACCCTGTGATGGACGCCCTTGTGTCGACAGCCATTGCCGATCTCGCCGTGCGGGTCTACCGTGGTGAGGACCTAGAGATCCAGCCCACAGGAGGGCCGCATGCAGATCGAGGTCAAGGGCCGCAACACGACCGTCTCGGACGACCTCCGGGAGCACGTGGAGAAGCGCTTCGCCAAGGTGGGCAAGCAGGTGTCCGAGCTGGCCGTGCTGGAGGTCGAGCTCTTCGAGGAGCGCAACCCGGCCAACCCGGACGCGATGGTGGCCGAGGTCACGCTGCGGGTGAAGGGGACCACGCTGCGGGCGCGCGACGCCTCCCGGGACATGGCCCACTCGATCAACCTCTGCGCGGACGAGCTGGCGATCCAGGTCAAGCGCCACCGCGACAAGCGCCGGAAGCGAAGGGAGTCGCGGACCGCCGCGGCCCAGCCGCCGGGCATGGCGCCGCAGGAGTCCCCGGCAGGGGGAATCTCGGCCGCCCTGTAGGCCAGGATCCCCGTCGCGGCGAGTGGGGCGGGCGTCCCGCGCCCGCCCCGAGTGCCGATGCCCCTCCGACTACACTGAGGTCCATGGGTCTCCTCGACCGCGCGCTGAACATCGGCGAGTCCAAGCAGTTCCGCCAGTACGAGAAGCGCGTCGCGCGGATCGCCGACTTCGAGCCTGAGCTCGAGCTCGAATCCGACGACGAGCTCCGTGAGCGGATGGACGCGCTGCGCCAGCACGTGCGCAGCCAGCCGGACGACGACAAGATCGCCGACGCCCTCGACGAGGTGCTCCCCGAGTGCTTCGCGGTCGTCCGCGAGGTCGGCCGGCGCACGATGGCGATGCGCCACTTCGACGTCCAGCTCATCGGCGGCATGGTGCTCCACGGCGGTCAGATCGCCGAGATGCGCACGGGCGAGGGCAAGACCCTCACAGGCACGCTCGCGGTCGTCCTGAACTCGCTCGCCGGCAAGGGCGTCCACGTCGTGACGGTCAACGACTACCTGGCCCGCCGCGACGCCGAGTGGATGATGCCGCTCTACGAGGCCTGCGGCGTCAGCGTCGGGATCCTCGAGAACCAGCAGGACTACGAGGACAAGGTGCAGGCCTACGCCTGCGACGTGACGTACGGCACGAACTCCGAGTTCGGCTTCGACTACCTGCGCGACAACATGGCGCAGAGCATCGAGGAGAAGGTCCAGCACGGCGGGCGCATCGGCGAGGACGGCCGCCCGGTCGCCACGCACTTCTTCGCCGTCGTCGACGAGGTCGACAACATCCTCATCGACGAGGCGCGCACGCCGCTCATCATCTCCGGTGCGCCCGAGCAGGCCGCGGACTTCTACGTCCAGTTCGCCAAGCTCGCCAAGGTCATGGTGCCGGGCAAGACGCCCGAGGGCATGGACCCGCGCTCGCGCAAGGACTTCGTCGCCGACTTCGACTTCGAGTTCGACGAGAAGCACAAGACCGTGGCGATCACCGAGCAGGGCGTCGCCAAGGCCGAGAAGTTCCTGGGCATCGACCACCTGTACCGCGCCGAGAACGGCCCGCTGGTCAACCACCTGCACCAGTCGCTGAAGGCCGAGTCGCTCTACAAGCGCGACGTCGACTACGCCGTCATCGACGGCGAGGTCAAGATCATCGACGAGTTCACCGGCCGCATCCTGGAGGGCCGGCGCTGGTCTGAGGGCCTGCACCAGGCGGTGGAGGCCAAGGAGGGGGTGGCGATCCAGGAGGAGAACCAGACCCTCGCGACGATCACCTACCAGAACTTCTTCCGCATGTACTCCAAGCTCTCGGGCATGACGGGCACCGCCCTCACCGAGGCGACGGAGTTCATGAAGATCTACAAGCTCCCCGTCGTGCAGGTCCCGACGAACCGCCCCATGGTGCGCCAGGACCGCAACGATCAGGTCTACAAGACCAAGGAGGGCAAGTGGAGCGCCCTCATCCGCGAGATCCAGGCCCGCCACGAGGCCGGCCAGCCGATCCTCGTCGGCACGATCTCGGTGGAGACCTCGGAGATGATCTCCGACCGCCTGCGGGCCCTGGGCATCGGGCACTCCGTCCTCAACGCCAAGCCCGAGCACGCGGCGCGCGAGGCCGACGTGGTCGCCGAGGCCGGGCGCAGCGGCAGCGTGACGATCGCGACCAACATGGCCGGCCGCGGCGTCGACATCAAGCTCGGCGGCAACCCCGAGCACCAGACCGAGATCGAGCTGCGCAACCTCGGCCTCAAGCCCGGCGACCCGGACTACGAGGAGCGCCACGCCGAAGTCTACGCGGCGATCGAGCGCCGCATCGAGGCCGAGCGCGAGAAGGTCCTCGAGGCCGGCGGCCTGTTCATCTGCGGCACCGAGCGCCACGAGTCGCGGCGCATCGACAACCAGCTGCGCGGCCGCGCCGGTCGCCAGGGCGATCCCGGCGAGTCCCGCTTCTTCCTCAGCGCCGAGGACGACCTCGTGCGGCTCTTCGCCGGCGACCGGATCTACAAGATCCTCGACAAGCTCGGCACGACCGACGACGAGGGCAACGAGGAGCCCATCGAGGCGGGCATGCTGACGAAGCAGATCGAGAAGGCCCAGAAGAAGGTCGAGGAGCAGAACTTCCTGCTGCGCAAGCGCGTCCTCGAGTACGACGACGTCATGAACGAGCAGCGCCGCGTCGTCTACCAGTACCGCGACGAGGTCCTCGAGGGCCGCGACATGGGCGCGGTCGCCCGCGAGCAGATCGGCGACGTCATCCGCCGCGTCGTCGACGAGCACACCGCCTCGGAGTTCGCGGAGGACTGGGACGTCGACGCGCTGTTCACCGCGCTGGCCGACATCTTCCCCACCGGCTTCGGGCCCGACCGCCTCGACGAGGTCAACGAGCGCGATGAGCTCGTCCAGGTCCTCACGGCCGACGCCATGGAGTACTACGAGCGTCGCGAAGAGGAGCTCGGCGAGGAGCTCATGCGAGCGCTCGAGCGCTACCTGCTCCTGCAGATCATCGACAACAAGTGGCGCGAGCACCTGTACGACATGGACTACCTGCGCGAGGGCATCCACCTCCGCGGGTTCGCCCAGATCGACCCGCTCGTCGCCTACAAGAACGAGGCGTTCGACCTCTTCACCGACCTGATGAACAGCATCTGGGCGGACTTCGCGCGGATGATCTTCCACGTCGAGGTCGAGGTGGAGGCCGAGGGCGGCGCGCCGCAGGTTCCCGCCCCGGCGCCGGGCCCCGTGCGCGGCCCCGGCAACGTGAGCTACACCGGCGGCGTCGGCACCCAGCAGCCCAGCGCGCTGGCCGCCGCCGCGGCCGCCGGCGGCGCCGTGGCGACCGAGGGCTACGCCGAGGTCGAGGGCGAGGACGCCACGCCGATGGTGCAGCAGCGCCGCGTCGACGAGCACGACACGATCGGGCGCAACGACCCGTGCTGGTGCGGCTCGGGCAAGAAGTTCAAGAAGTGTCACGGCTCGTAGGTCCCGTGGCCGTCCCGGAGGACACCTCACCCCAGCGCCTGGCGCAGATCCGCGCCCAGCTGGACCTGCTCGCCGAGCACGTCGACGCCGACACGCTGTCCGGCCGCATCGCCGAGCTCGACGAGGAGATGCAGGCCGAGGGGTTCTGGAACGACACCGACCGCGCGGCCAAGGTCTCGGCCGAGCGCACGCGCGCCGCGCGCAAGCTCGAGGCCTTCCGCGTCCTGGAGGCCGACGTCGACGACCTCGAGGGGCTCGCCGAGCTCTCTGAGGAGGACGAGGAGATGCAGGCCGAGCTCGGCCAGCAGGTCGCCTCGGTCCAGGACCGCCTCGACGCGCTGGAGGAGGAGCGGCTGTTCTCCGGCCCCTACGACAACGGCGACGCGCTGGTCACCGTCAACGCCGGGGCCGGCGGCACCGACGCGCAGGACTGGGCCGAGATGGTGCTGCGGATGCTCATGCGGTGGGCCGAGGGCCGCGGCTTCAAGGTCGAGCTGCTGGAGGCCAGCGCGGGGGAGGAGGCGGGCATCAAGTCGGCGACGT from the Baekduia soli genome contains:
- a CDS encoding ComF family protein, with the translated sequence MLLAPLLGLLAPPACLACGRPPGPRDVLCRDCRVALPWLGPGVCARCGLPGRCGRTCPARRLAYDRAWAPVAYAGPARRLVGALKERGAVAAAGLMAAQMAATAPPGLLAGAVLSAVPADPLRRRRRGLDHAGRIAAELASRCDLEAAALLRRRPSRAGRQAGASRRQRLAEGRLPVEVRARAVPEAVLLVDDVHTTGATLHACAVALKAAGVRRVGAVTYARTL
- the secA gene encoding preprotein translocase subunit SecA, which encodes MGLLDRALNIGESKQFRQYEKRVARIADFEPELELESDDELRERMDALRQHVRSQPDDDKIADALDEVLPECFAVVREVGRRTMAMRHFDVQLIGGMVLHGGQIAEMRTGEGKTLTGTLAVVLNSLAGKGVHVVTVNDYLARRDAEWMMPLYEACGVSVGILENQQDYEDKVQAYACDVTYGTNSEFGFDYLRDNMAQSIEEKVQHGGRIGEDGRPVATHFFAVVDEVDNILIDEARTPLIISGAPEQAADFYVQFAKLAKVMVPGKTPEGMDPRSRKDFVADFDFEFDEKHKTVAITEQGVAKAEKFLGIDHLYRAENGPLVNHLHQSLKAESLYKRDVDYAVIDGEVKIIDEFTGRILEGRRWSEGLHQAVEAKEGVAIQEENQTLATITYQNFFRMYSKLSGMTGTALTEATEFMKIYKLPVVQVPTNRPMVRQDRNDQVYKTKEGKWSALIREIQARHEAGQPILVGTISVETSEMISDRLRALGIGHSVLNAKPEHAAREADVVAEAGRSGSVTIATNMAGRGVDIKLGGNPEHQTEIELRNLGLKPGDPDYEERHAEVYAAIERRIEAEREKVLEAGGLFICGTERHESRRIDNQLRGRAGRQGDPGESRFFLSAEDDLVRLFAGDRIYKILDKLGTTDDEGNEEPIEAGMLTKQIEKAQKKVEEQNFLLRKRVLEYDDVMNEQRRVVYQYRDEVLEGRDMGAVAREQIGDVIRRVVDEHTASEFAEDWDVDALFTALADIFPTGFGPDRLDEVNERDELVQVLTADAMEYYERREEELGEELMRALERYLLLQIIDNKWREHLYDMDYLREGIHLRGFAQIDPLVAYKNEAFDLFTDLMNSIWADFARMIFHVEVEVEAEGGAPQVPAPAPGPVRGPGNVSYTGGVGTQQPSALAAAAAAGGAVATEGYAEVEGEDATPMVQQRRVDEHDTIGRNDPCWCGSGKKFKKCHGS
- the hpf gene encoding ribosome hibernation-promoting factor, HPF/YfiA family, encoding MQIEVKGRNTTVSDDLREHVEKRFAKVGKQVSELAVLEVELFEERNPANPDAMVAEVTLRVKGTTLRARDASRDMAHSINLCADELAIQVKRHRDKRRKRRESRTAAAQPPGMAPQESPAGGISAAL
- a CDS encoding cytochrome c oxidase assembly protein translates to MLATSANTSFSMAPGPIVICLVLLVGYVVRWRRVRASSEGARGAPVDRLVAWVTGVLLIAVALISPIDTLADQVFAMHMVQHVILLDLVPILLIVGLTKVILRPVARQVVDLERALGPVAHPAFAVVLYVGLTWAWHIPALYDAALEHSAVHVLEHVCFLSIGLLYWWHLLSPVRGRHLTGLTPVAYMASTKVFVGLLGIFLTFAPHALYGFYENGPRVWGLKPGDDQALAGAIMAIEQSIVMGIALAYLFVRALTESELEEQRAERYGPAA